A region of Streptomyces sp. TG1A-60 DNA encodes the following proteins:
- a CDS encoding menaquinone biosynthesis protein, producing MDNSRTRPRVGHIQFLNCLPLYWGLARTGTLLDFELTKDTPERLSEQLVRGDLDIGPVTLVEFLRNADDLVAFPDIAVGCDGPVMSCVLVSQVPLDRLDGARVALGSTSRTSVRLAQLLLAEAVGVQPSYYTCPPDLSLMMQEAEAAVLIGDAALRANLIDGPRYGLDVHDLGAMWKAWTGLPFVFAVWAARRDYLERNPDVTRKVHKAFLASRDLSLVEVDKVAEQAARWEAFDERILERYFTTLDFRFGGPQLAAVAEFARRVGPTTGFPADVRVDLLS from the coding sequence GTGGACAATTCTCGCACCCGGCCGCGCGTCGGCCACATCCAGTTCCTGAACTGCCTGCCCCTGTACTGGGGGCTCGCGAGAACGGGCACACTCCTCGACTTCGAGCTCACCAAGGACACTCCGGAAAGGCTCAGCGAGCAGCTGGTGCGCGGAGACCTCGACATCGGGCCCGTCACGCTCGTCGAGTTCCTCCGCAACGCTGACGACCTGGTCGCCTTCCCCGACATCGCGGTCGGCTGCGACGGGCCGGTGATGTCCTGCGTCCTCGTCTCCCAGGTGCCCCTCGACCGTCTGGACGGCGCACGCGTCGCGCTCGGCTCGACCTCGCGCACCTCCGTACGCCTCGCGCAGTTGCTGCTGGCCGAGGCCGTGGGCGTTCAGCCGTCGTACTACACCTGCCCGCCCGACCTCTCGCTGATGATGCAGGAGGCGGAGGCGGCGGTGCTCATCGGTGACGCGGCGCTGCGGGCCAACCTCATCGACGGCCCCAGGTACGGGCTCGACGTGCACGACCTGGGAGCCATGTGGAAGGCGTGGACGGGGCTGCCGTTCGTCTTCGCGGTCTGGGCGGCGCGGCGGGACTACCTGGAGCGGAACCCGGACGTCACCCGCAAGGTCCACAAGGCGTTCCTGGCCTCCCGTGACCTGTCCCTGGTCGAGGTGGACAAGGTCGCCGAGCAGGCGGCCCGCTGGGAGGCCTTCGACGAGCGGATCCTGGAGCGGTACTTCACCACCCTCGACTTCCGCTTCGGCGGCCCCCAGCTGGCGGCGGTCGCCGAGTTCGCGCGGCGCGTCGGACCGACCACGGGATTTCCGGCGGACGTGCGGGTCGACCTGCTTTCCTGA
- a CDS encoding cold-shock protein, which produces MATGTVKWFNAEKGFGFIAQEGGGPDVFVHYSAINANGFRSLEENQQVSFDVTQGPKGPQAENVTPV; this is translated from the coding sequence ATGGCTACCGGAACCGTGAAGTGGTTCAACGCCGAAAAGGGCTTTGGCTTCATCGCCCAGGAAGGTGGCGGTCCGGACGTGTTCGTCCACTACTCCGCCATCAACGCGAACGGCTTCCGTTCGCTGGAGGAGAACCAGCAGGTCTCCTTCGATGTGACGCAGGGCCCGAAGGGCCCGCAGGCGGAGAACGTCACCCCCGTCTGA
- a CDS encoding GNAT family N-acetyltransferase — MISFGLLDGAGRHVALHDVDDENWRAVADVAPRDDQRRFAPALAARYLVLSLREGVWNSLAVCADDTVVGHVMWGRDEDGSYWIGGMLIDAAEQGKGVGRAVARTLVRWLADRADCEVLRLSYHPENTAAERLYSSLGFRPVSAVEGDEVVGEVPAKAVGGVVGLGEDGPAAGR; from the coding sequence ATGATCAGTTTTGGGCTGTTGGACGGCGCGGGGCGACACGTCGCCCTGCACGACGTGGACGACGAGAACTGGCGGGCCGTAGCGGACGTCGCTCCGCGGGACGACCAGCGGCGGTTCGCTCCCGCGCTGGCCGCTCGTTACCTGGTTCTGTCCCTGCGGGAGGGCGTATGGAACTCACTCGCGGTGTGCGCCGACGACACCGTGGTGGGGCATGTCATGTGGGGGCGCGACGAGGACGGTTCGTACTGGATCGGCGGCATGCTGATCGACGCCGCCGAGCAGGGCAAGGGGGTCGGGCGGGCGGTGGCGCGAACCCTGGTGCGATGGCTGGCGGACCGTGCGGACTGTGAGGTCCTGCGCCTGTCGTACCACCCGGAGAACACCGCAGCCGAGCGCCTGTACTCCTCGCTGGGATTCCGGCCGGTGTCCGCCGTCGAGGGGGACGAGGTGGTCGGCGAAGTGCCGGCGAAGGCGGTCGGCGGTGTGGTGGGCCTCGGGGAGGATGGCCCCGCGGCGGGCCGGTAG
- a CDS encoding AMP-dependent synthetase/ligase: MSSLERTQPALVAPELKRLDGTVREAYVPALAAPVTYGSLADIPFDNAADAPDSVVLSRKHGGADGEGDRWRDVTAAEFAAEVLALAKGLIAEGLMPGDRLAIMARTTYEWTLLDFAAWAAGLVTVPVYPTSSVFQTRWILQDSGAVALAVETAGQAAALGPERDRIPDLRHMWVFEKGHLDRLAELGRDVSDQEVAVRRGVLGPDTLATLIYTSGTTGRPKGCALTHGNFFAEVDNAIDLLYPIFRAQTDEEASTLLFLPLAHVFGRMVAIGCMRARVRLGHSPSFRTEDLLADLKSFRPTFLLVIPYVLEKVFNTARASAERMGRASSYDRASAVARRYGEAVEAEQHGTGPGPSTFLKAARGFYDPLVYRRIRHALGGRVRQVICGGSPLGRRLAAFYAGAGIDVFEGYGMTETTAAVTVTPPNRPRLGTVGRPLPGTRVRIAADGEVLLHGGQIFRGYWDPQAGGVVAAGPDGWFATADLGHLDDEGYLTITGRKKEILVTDSGKNVAPAPLENWLRSHPLIAHAMVIGDRRPYVTALLTLDPEGTTHWSQMNAKQDVPLEHLAEDPDLRAVLQRAVDEANRLVSRPESIRRFTVVPGGFTEEAGHLTPSMKLRREAVERAFGAEIEALYKQ; encoded by the coding sequence GTGTCCAGCCTCGAACGCACCCAGCCCGCCCTGGTGGCACCCGAGCTGAAGCGGCTGGACGGCACCGTGCGAGAGGCGTACGTGCCGGCGCTCGCCGCGCCCGTGACCTACGGATCGCTCGCGGACATCCCGTTCGACAACGCGGCCGACGCCCCCGACTCGGTGGTTCTCAGCCGCAAGCACGGTGGTGCGGACGGGGAGGGCGACCGGTGGCGGGACGTGACGGCCGCCGAGTTCGCCGCCGAGGTGCTCGCGCTGGCGAAGGGCCTGATCGCCGAGGGCCTGATGCCGGGCGACCGCCTCGCGATCATGGCGCGGACGACGTACGAGTGGACGCTTCTCGACTTCGCGGCCTGGGCGGCGGGCCTGGTGACGGTCCCCGTCTACCCGACCTCCTCCGTCTTCCAGACCCGCTGGATCCTCCAGGACTCGGGCGCGGTGGCCCTCGCCGTGGAGACGGCCGGCCAGGCCGCCGCCCTCGGCCCCGAACGCGACCGCATCCCCGACCTGCGGCACATGTGGGTCTTCGAGAAGGGTCATCTGGACCGGCTCGCCGAGCTGGGCCGGGACGTGTCCGACCAGGAAGTGGCCGTACGGCGTGGGGTGCTGGGCCCGGACACCCTGGCGACCCTCATCTACACCTCGGGCACGACCGGCCGCCCCAAGGGCTGCGCCCTGACCCACGGCAACTTCTTCGCCGAGGTCGACAACGCGATCGACCTCCTCTATCCCATCTTCCGCGCGCAGACGGACGAGGAGGCCTCCACCCTCCTCTTCCTCCCGCTCGCCCATGTCTTCGGGCGCATGGTGGCGATCGGCTGTATGCGGGCGAGGGTCCGCCTTGGCCACTCGCCGAGCTTCCGCACGGAGGACCTGCTGGCCGACCTCAAGTCCTTCCGCCCTACGTTCCTGCTGGTCATCCCCTACGTCCTGGAGAAGGTCTTCAACACGGCCCGCGCCTCCGCCGAACGCATGGGCCGCGCCTCGTCGTACGACCGTGCCTCCGCCGTGGCCCGCCGCTACGGCGAGGCCGTGGAGGCCGAACAGCACGGCACCGGCCCCGGCCCGAGCACCTTCCTCAAGGCGGCCCGCGGCTTCTACGACCCCTTGGTCTACCGCCGCATCCGCCACGCGCTGGGCGGGAGAGTCCGCCAGGTCATCTGCGGCGGCAGCCCCCTCGGCCGCCGCCTGGCGGCCTTCTACGCGGGCGCGGGCATCGACGTCTTCGAGGGCTACGGCATGACGGAGACGACCGCCGCCGTGACCGTCACCCCACCGAACCGCCCCCGCCTGGGCACGGTCGGCCGGCCCCTCCCCGGCACCCGGGTCCGTATCGCCGCGGACGGCGAGGTCCTTCTCCACGGCGGCCAGATCTTCCGTGGCTACTGGGACCCCCAGGCCGGAGGCGTCGTCGCGGCGGGCCCGGACGGCTGGTTCGCCACGGCCGACCTGGGCCACCTCGACGACGAGGGCTACCTCACGATCACCGGCCGCAAGAAGGAGATCCTCGTCACCGACAGCGGCAAGAACGTGGCCCCGGCCCCCCTGGAGAACTGGCTCCGCTCCCACCCCCTCATCGCCCACGCCATGGTCATCGGCGACCGTCGCCCCTACGTCACCGCCCTCCTCACCCTCGACCCCGAAGGCACCACCCACTGGTCCCAGATGAACGCCAAGCAGGACGTCCCCCTCGAACACCTCGCCGAGGACCCGGACTTGAGGGCGGTCCTGCAGCGAGCGGTCGACGAGGCGAACCGCCTGGTCTCCCGCCCGGAATCCATCCGCCGCTTCACCGTCGTCCCCGGCGGCTTCACGGAGGAGGCGGGCCACCTGACCCCGTCGATGAAGCTGCGCCGGGAGGCCGTGGAGCGTGCGTTCGGGGCGGAGATCGAGGCGCTGTACAAGCAGTAG
- a CDS encoding MaoC/PaaZ C-terminal domain-containing protein — translation MHTLTLDAPPSLAPLLARGALLSPRKSRRLPHVAARHCGPSGAASFPRLLLPGVRIDLARLAAYERVCGFATGEDAVPPTYPHVLGFPLAMRVMTDRAFPLPLLGLVHTSIEITRRRRLPATGEYELAVYVDGFRPHRRGTEVTVVTEVRDGGGGEGRGGGGRGGRGAGAAGAAGAAGAAGGDEVAWESRSTYLARHRRVGEAGAGGGDRSREGASGRPADHEPLPAVAEWRLAGDVGRRYGAVSGDRNPIHLHPLGARLFGFPRAIAHGMWTVARCLAEHGTPLATQVRAEFRAPVPLPGTVTYAADGQSWGGFELRSEGRGGTGGDLPGRALPRRDRAGGTTRAHVVGHVHPLVA, via the coding sequence ATGCACACCCTCACCCTCGACGCGCCGCCCTCCCTCGCCCCTCTCCTCGCCCGGGGCGCCCTCCTCTCGCCGCGCAAGAGCCGCAGACTCCCCCACGTGGCTGCCCGGCACTGCGGGCCCTCCGGTGCCGCTTCCTTCCCCCGGCTGCTCCTCCCCGGCGTCCGGATCGACCTCGCCCGGCTCGCCGCGTACGAGCGTGTCTGCGGGTTCGCCACCGGGGAGGACGCCGTCCCGCCGACCTATCCCCACGTCCTCGGCTTCCCCCTCGCCATGCGCGTCATGACCGACCGGGCCTTCCCGCTCCCCCTCCTCGGACTCGTCCACACCTCGATCGAGATCACGCGCCGGCGCCGGCTGCCCGCCACCGGGGAGTACGAGCTCGCCGTGTACGTCGACGGGTTCCGGCCCCACCGGCGGGGGACCGAGGTGACGGTGGTGACGGAGGTCCGGGACGGGGGTGGGGGTGAGGGTCGAGGCGGAGGAGGCCGTGGAGGCCGTGGGGCTGGTGCGGCTGGTGCGGCTGGTGCGGCTGGTGCGGCTGGTGGGGACGAGGTCGCCTGGGAGTCGCGGAGTACGTATCTGGCGCGGCACCGGAGGGTCGGCGAGGCCGGGGCCGGTGGGGGTGATCGGTCGCGGGAGGGGGCGAGTGGTCGGCCGGCGGACCATGAACCGTTGCCGGCGGTCGCCGAGTGGCGGTTGGCCGGGGATGTCGGGCGGCGGTACGGGGCCGTGTCCGGAGACCGGAACCCGATCCATCTGCATCCGCTCGGCGCGCGTCTCTTCGGCTTCCCCCGGGCCATCGCACACGGCATGTGGACCGTGGCGCGCTGCCTCGCCGAACACGGCACACCCCTGGCGACCCAGGTTCGCGCGGAGTTCCGGGCACCGGTACCACTGCCGGGCACGGTGACCTACGCGGCGGACGGGCAGTCATGGGGCGGCTTCGAACTCCGGAGCGAGGGCCGGGGCGGCACGGGCGGAGACCTTCCGGGCAGGGCCCTTCCACGCCGCGACCGGGCCGGCGGAACCACCCGGGCCCACGTGGTCGGCCACGTACACCCGCTCGTCGCCTGA
- a CDS encoding TetR/AcrR family transcriptional regulator, whose protein sequence is MGAVKSKRMPRAVREQQMLDAAVRTFGQRGYRAASMDEIAELAGVSKPLVYLYLNSKEDLFTACIRREAKALTTAVRAGVNADLPADRQLWEGLRAFFSHTARNPDAWAVLHLQARTHGEPFAAEVAAMREEMVAFVTGLILVAARDARRDPSLPEREVAGLAEGLVGAAEALAAWANATPGITARQAAATLMNFAWAGLGDLMEGRPWTPPKRTDDDGPAPRVTARAG, encoded by the coding sequence ATGGGTGCTGTGAAGAGCAAACGGATGCCCCGCGCGGTGCGGGAACAGCAGATGCTGGACGCGGCGGTGCGGACCTTCGGGCAGCGCGGCTACCGGGCCGCGTCGATGGACGAGATCGCCGAACTGGCGGGCGTGTCCAAGCCGTTGGTGTACCTGTACCTGAACTCCAAGGAAGACCTGTTCACGGCCTGTATCCGGCGTGAGGCCAAGGCGCTCACCACCGCCGTACGCGCGGGCGTGAACGCCGATCTGCCCGCCGACCGCCAACTCTGGGAGGGGCTGCGGGCGTTCTTCTCGCACACCGCGCGCAACCCGGACGCCTGGGCCGTACTGCACCTCCAGGCCCGTACGCACGGCGAGCCCTTCGCGGCGGAGGTGGCGGCGATGCGTGAGGAGATGGTCGCGTTCGTGACCGGGCTGATCCTGGTCGCGGCGCGGGACGCCCGCCGCGACCCCTCCCTGCCCGAGCGCGAGGTCGCCGGTCTCGCCGAGGGCCTCGTCGGCGCCGCCGAGGCCCTCGCCGCCTGGGCCAACGCCACCCCCGGCATCACCGCCCGCCAGGCCGCCGCCACCCTCATGAACTTCGCCTGGGCGGGTCTCGGCGACCTGATGGAAGGCCGGCCCTGGACGCCTCCGAAACGCACGGATGACGACGGCCCCGCGCCGCGAGTGACCGCCCGGGCGGGGTAG
- a CDS encoding GNAT family N-acetyltransferase, translating to MALTFTLDPPLTPALHDDILTLWADVSNAGGAVGFVPPVTPEAIRPELLKHVTAMAEGRHRLLIGLDGDGTPAAAAFFSFNTHRLMTHWVWLYTVMVHPAHQGKGYGRDLMRAAETAARDFDGIGAVRLSCRGGLGLEHFYASCGYKEVGRVPGAIRVAPDDHRDDITMLLPLT from the coding sequence ATGGCCCTTACGTTCACACTGGATCCGCCCCTCACCCCCGCCCTCCACGACGACATCCTCACCCTCTGGGCAGACGTCTCCAACGCGGGCGGAGCCGTCGGCTTCGTCCCTCCGGTCACCCCGGAGGCGATACGCCCGGAGCTGCTGAAGCACGTGACCGCCATGGCGGAGGGCAGGCACCGCCTCCTCATCGGCCTGGACGGCGACGGCACCCCCGCCGCCGCAGCCTTCTTCAGCTTCAACACCCACCGCCTGATGACCCACTGGGTCTGGCTGTACACGGTGATGGTCCACCCCGCCCACCAGGGCAAGGGCTACGGCCGCGACCTCATGAGGGCGGCCGAGACCGCGGCCCGCGACTTCGACGGCATAGGCGCCGTCCGCCTCAGCTGCCGCGGCGGCCTCGGCCTGGAGCACTTCTACGCCTCCTGCGGCTACAAGGAGGTCGGCCGGGTCCCCGGCGCCATCCGCGTCGCTCCCGACGACCACCGCGACGACATCACGATGCTCCTGCCCCTGACCTGA
- the mqnE gene encoding aminofutalosine synthase MqnE, protein MDVGLKRELEEKVRSGERLTREDGIALYESDDLAWLGGLAHEVRTRLNGDVVHFNVNRHLNMTNVCTASCAYCSFQRKPGEKDAYTMRIEEAVKLAKAMEGDNLTELHIVNGLHPNLPWRYYPRSLKELKAALPNVSLKAFTATEIHHFETISGLSASEILDELIDAGLESLTGGGAEIFDWEVRQHIVDHRTHWEDWSRIHRLAHEKGLKTPCTMLYGHIEEPRHRVDHVLRLRELQDETNGFQVFIPLRYQHDFVDVRDGKVRNRLQARTQMATGAEALKTFAVSRLLFDNVPHVKVFWVMHGVQTAQLALQHGADDMDGSVVEYKITHDADNYGTPNKLTREDLLDLIRDAGFRPVERNTRYEVIREYDGPDPSRRESPQPMRV, encoded by the coding sequence ATGGACGTCGGGCTCAAGCGCGAGCTGGAGGAGAAGGTCCGCTCCGGTGAGCGGCTCACCCGCGAGGACGGCATCGCGCTGTACGAGTCGGACGACCTGGCGTGGCTCGGCGGCCTCGCCCACGAGGTGCGGACCCGGCTGAACGGCGACGTCGTCCACTTCAACGTCAACCGCCACCTCAACATGACCAACGTGTGCACCGCGTCCTGCGCGTACTGCTCCTTCCAGCGCAAGCCGGGGGAGAAGGACGCGTACACGATGCGCATCGAGGAGGCGGTGAAGCTCGCCAAGGCGATGGAGGGCGACAACCTCACCGAGCTGCACATCGTCAACGGCCTGCACCCGAACCTCCCGTGGCGCTACTACCCGCGCTCCCTGAAGGAGCTGAAGGCCGCCCTCCCGAACGTGTCCCTGAAGGCCTTCACGGCAACGGAGATCCACCACTTCGAGACGATCAGCGGCCTGTCGGCGTCCGAGATCCTGGACGAGTTGATCGACGCGGGCCTGGAGTCCCTGACCGGGGGCGGCGCGGAGATCTTCGACTGGGAGGTCCGACAGCACATCGTCGACCACCGCACCCACTGGGAGGACTGGTCGCGGATCCACCGCCTGGCCCACGAGAAGGGGCTGAAGACCCCCTGCACCATGCTCTACGGCCACATCGAGGAGCCCCGCCACCGCGTCGACCACGTCCTGCGCCTGCGTGAGCTCCAGGACGAGACGAACGGCTTCCAGGTCTTCATCCCCCTGCGCTACCAGCACGACTTCGTCGACGTGCGGGACGGCAAGGTACGCAACCGCCTCCAGGCGAGGACGCAGATGGCGACGGGCGCGGAGGCGTTGAAGACCTTCGCGGTGTCTCGTCTGCTGTTCGACAACGTCCCCCACGTCAAGGTCTTCTGGGTCATGCACGGCGTCCAGACCGCTCAGCTGGCGCTCCAGCACGGCGCCGACGACATGGACGGCTCGGTCGTGGAGTACAAGATCACCCACGACGCGGACAACTACGGCACGCCGAACAAGCTCACCCGCGAGGACCTGCTGGATCTGATCCGGGACGCGGGCTTCCGTCCGGTGGAACGCAACACCCGCTACGAGGTGATCCGGGAGTACGACGGCCCGGACCCGTCGCGCAGGGAATCCCCCCAGCCGATGCGGGTCTGA
- a CDS encoding Lrp/AsnC family transcriptional regulator: protein MDAVDRQLIQALRENGRASYAELGRLVGLSGPSVTDRINRLEAAGVITGYRATVDAASLGLGVTALIGISLSDATDHEDVATRLRDLAEIEDCWFIAGDDSYMLKVRAPDVDGLEKTIRRLSGTKGVSRTRTTIVLSTKWENRVGELPEEE from the coding sequence ATGGACGCGGTGGACAGGCAGCTCATCCAGGCCCTGAGGGAGAACGGCCGGGCCTCCTACGCGGAGCTGGGACGCCTCGTCGGCCTGTCGGGACCCAGTGTCACCGACCGCATCAACCGGCTGGAGGCGGCCGGCGTCATCACCGGCTACCGCGCCACCGTCGACGCGGCCTCCCTCGGCCTCGGCGTGACCGCGCTCATCGGCATCTCGCTCTCCGACGCCACCGACCACGAGGACGTGGCGACCCGGCTGCGGGACCTGGCGGAGATCGAGGACTGCTGGTTCATCGCGGGCGACGACTCGTACATGCTCAAGGTGCGCGCCCCGGACGTCGACGGCCTGGAGAAGACCATCCGCCGGCTCTCCGGCACGAAGGGCGTCTCCCGGACCCGTACGACGATCGTGCTCTCCACGAAGTGGGAGAACCGGGTGGGTGAGCTGCCGGAGGAGGAGTAG
- a CDS encoding UbiX family flavin prenyltransferase, with protein sequence MNPAKPGETPRTPWIVGVSGASGTPYAAAVLRALLAAGESVDLVVSRASRLTLLDETGISFRDAHWRDDLREWLSRGADGKPGTFAVDLEGDRVRHWSAGDLAAGPSSGSYPVKGMLIVPASTACVAGVALGLSKDLLQRAASVTLKEGRRLVVAVRETPLNGQTLRHLVTLDEAGATVLPASPAFYAGATHIQDLVDFVAGRALDAAGVPHTLYRRWEGDVGRARASHG encoded by the coding sequence GTGAACCCAGCCAAGCCAGGAGAGACGCCGCGTACGCCTTGGATCGTAGGGGTCTCCGGCGCATCCGGCACCCCATACGCCGCTGCCGTGCTGCGCGCGCTCCTCGCCGCCGGCGAGAGCGTCGACCTCGTGGTGTCCCGGGCCTCGCGGCTGACCCTGCTGGACGAGACGGGAATCTCCTTCCGGGACGCACACTGGCGCGACGACCTGCGGGAATGGCTGTCCCGCGGGGCCGACGGCAAGCCCGGCACGTTCGCCGTGGACCTTGAGGGCGACCGCGTACGGCACTGGAGCGCCGGTGACCTGGCCGCCGGACCGTCCTCGGGCTCGTACCCCGTCAAGGGGATGCTGATCGTCCCCGCGTCGACGGCGTGCGTCGCGGGCGTCGCCCTGGGACTGAGCAAGGACCTGCTCCAGCGGGCGGCGAGCGTGACCCTCAAGGAGGGACGGCGCCTGGTCGTCGCCGTACGCGAGACCCCTCTGAACGGACAGACCCTGCGGCACCTGGTGACCCTGGACGAGGCGGGCGCGACCGTGCTGCCCGCCTCCCCGGCCTTCTACGCGGGGGCCACGCACATCCAGGACCTGGTGGACTTCGTCGCCGGACGGGCGCTGGACGCGGCCGGCGTCCCGCACACCCTGTACCGGCGGTGGGAGGGCGACGTCGGCCGGGCGCGCGCTTCCCACGGGTGA
- a CDS encoding rhomboid family intramembrane serine protease, which yields MADGVRGALSPEREWSRRDRAKAAAKLMVGWVALLWLLEVIDVASGHALDDFGIVPRSVPELVDVVPAAFVHFGFGHVAANSVPLLVLGFLSALSGLRRFAAVCALIIVADGLGVWLISPENTNTAGASGVVFGLFGFLLVTGFVERRLLGVAVGVLIAAVWGGSILAGIAPTEAGISWQGHLIGLVAGVVAAFLFRRRASRSVDDRV from the coding sequence ATGGCAGATGGAGTACGTGGGGCGCTGAGCCCGGAGCGGGAGTGGTCGCGCCGGGACCGTGCGAAGGCAGCCGCCAAGCTGATGGTGGGCTGGGTGGCACTGCTGTGGCTGCTCGAAGTGATCGACGTGGCGAGCGGTCACGCGCTGGACGACTTCGGCATCGTTCCGCGCTCGGTCCCCGAGCTGGTCGATGTCGTGCCCGCCGCCTTCGTCCACTTCGGCTTCGGTCATGTCGCCGCGAACAGCGTGCCGTTGCTGGTGCTCGGCTTCCTTTCGGCGCTCAGCGGCCTGCGCCGCTTCGCCGCCGTCTGCGCGCTGATCATCGTCGCGGACGGGCTGGGGGTGTGGCTGATATCCCCGGAGAACACGAACACGGCCGGTGCGTCCGGCGTCGTCTTCGGCCTCTTCGGTTTCCTGCTGGTCACCGGGTTCGTGGAGCGGCGGCTGCTCGGCGTCGCCGTCGGCGTCCTCATCGCCGCCGTCTGGGGCGGGTCGATCCTCGCGGGCATCGCCCCCACCGAGGCGGGCATCAGCTGGCAGGGGCATCTGATCGGGCTCGTGGCGGGGGTGGTGGCGGCGTTCCTGTTCCGGCGGCGCGCGTCCCGGTCCGTGGACGACCGGGTATAG
- a CDS encoding Uma2 family endonuclease: protein MTVSGIDRLHSQLSRFEDMFPGYRVEIVEGSIMMGPVKPHHGETIRLVWNALRDQVAEEWGFTSDVAFPFDDENEFCPDLAVIPAVEVEKNEGAYSPDLIELVVEVVSQGSIRRDYEHKPRRYASRGIANYLVFDPLKGHVVTMWNPGPDGYRGRDTLPYGVDLTVDSPLGRLTLATDRLPVDPKAREDS from the coding sequence GTGACCGTCTCGGGCATTGACCGCCTGCACTCGCAGCTCAGCCGGTTCGAGGACATGTTCCCCGGCTATCGCGTGGAGATCGTCGAGGGCAGCATCATGATGGGACCGGTCAAGCCACACCATGGGGAGACCATCCGACTGGTGTGGAACGCGCTGCGGGACCAGGTGGCCGAGGAATGGGGTTTCACCAGCGACGTCGCCTTCCCCTTCGATGACGAGAACGAGTTCTGCCCTGACCTGGCCGTCATTCCCGCAGTGGAGGTCGAGAAGAACGAGGGCGCGTACTCGCCCGATCTCATCGAACTCGTCGTCGAGGTCGTCTCTCAGGGCAGCATCCGCCGCGACTACGAACACAAGCCCCGTCGGTACGCCTCCCGCGGCATCGCCAACTACCTGGTCTTCGACCCGCTCAAGGGCCATGTCGTCACGATGTGGAACCCCGGCCCCGACGGCTACCGAGGCCGTGACACGCTTCCGTACGGCGTCGATCTCACCGTCGACTCCCCGCTGGGCAGGCTGACGCTCGCCACGGACCGGCTTCCGGTGGATCCCAAGGCGCGCGAGGACAGCTGA
- the mqnP gene encoding menaquinone biosynthesis prenyltransferase MqnP, with protein sequence MSSASAAIPQPGRTKAFLRLVMIEHSVFALPFAYIASLTAMFQLDGNIHWTRLLLVTVCMVGLRTFAMAVNRIIDREIDARNPRTAQRELVTGAMSVKHAWTGALIALVVFLGAAALLNPLCLALAPVAVIPMVVYPYGKRFTNYPQAILALAQAMGPVGGWLAITGQWSWDAVILGLAVGIWIGGFDLIYACQDVDSDRESGVLSVPARFGIPAAVRAARACHALTTALFVWYAVVTEAGAFLWLGLAIVAGAFVYEHTIVRPHDLSRLNRAFFSVNGFIGIALFVCALLDLLVRGLTV encoded by the coding sequence GTGAGCAGCGCCTCCGCCGCCATTCCCCAGCCGGGGCGTACCAAGGCCTTTCTCCGCCTGGTGATGATCGAGCACTCGGTCTTCGCGCTGCCCTTCGCGTACATCGCGTCCCTGACCGCCATGTTCCAGCTGGACGGGAACATCCACTGGACCCGGCTGCTCCTGGTCACCGTCTGCATGGTCGGCCTGCGGACCTTCGCCATGGCGGTCAACCGGATCATCGACCGCGAGATCGACGCGCGGAACCCGCGCACGGCGCAGCGCGAACTGGTGACCGGCGCGATGTCGGTGAAGCACGCCTGGACGGGCGCCCTGATAGCGCTCGTCGTCTTCCTGGGCGCGGCGGCCCTGCTGAACCCCCTCTGCCTCGCCCTCGCCCCCGTCGCGGTGATCCCGATGGTGGTCTACCCCTACGGCAAACGCTTCACGAACTACCCCCAGGCCATCCTCGCCCTCGCCCAGGCGATGGGCCCGGTGGGCGGCTGGCTCGCCATCACCGGCCAGTGGTCCTGGGACGCCGTCATCCTCGGCCTCGCCGTCGGCATCTGGATCGGCGGCTTCGACCTCATCTACGCCTGCCAGGACGTCGACTCCGACCGGGAGTCCGGCGTCCTGTCGGTCCCGGCCCGCTTCGGCATCCCGGCGGCGGTCCGGGCGGCGCGGGCCTGCCACGCCCTCACCACCGCCCTGTTCGTCTGGTACGCGGTGGTGACGGAGGCGGGTGCCTTCCTCTGGCTGGGCCTGGCGATCGTCGCGGGCGCGTTCGTGTACGAGCACACCATCGTGCGCCCGCACGACCTGTCCCGCCTGAACCGGGCGTTCTTCAGCGTCAACGGCTTCATCGGCATCGCCCTGTTCGTGTGTGCGCTGCTCGATCTGCTGGTTCGGGGTCTGACCGTGTGA